AAATCGGGGCATTCCCACATATGGCCCTGCGTCTTCTCCCCTTCGGACTTGGCAATAGGCCCACGGTATTCCCAGTGCAACAAGTCGTCCGAACAATAGACCAGCACACGACCAAGCCCGTCCTTGCCACGGGAACCAAGGATGACATAATAATGGCCGTCATGTTGCCAAATCTTTGGGTCACGGAAGTCCTGCGTATTGTCTTCCGGCGGCATAGCGATCACCGGATTACCTTCGTACTTCGTGAAGTGAACGCCATCGTCGCTATAAGCGATGTTCTGCACCTCACGGTAATGGTCCGGATCATCAGGCCGTAACAAATTATGCCCGGTATACATCAGGTAAAGACGTCCATCTTTGCCAATCGAACAACCGGAATAGCAGCCATTCGCATCTTCCGGGTCACCTGGCACCAAGGCGATGGGCAACGGCTCCCAATGCACCAGATCACGGCTGCGGTAATGGCCCCAGTGCATCGGACCCCATTCGGCGCTGTACGGATTGTACTGGTAGAAGAGATGATAATAACCATTAAAATACGAGAAACCATTGGGATCGTTCATCCAACCAAACGGCGTCATCACATGGTATCTGAGCCTATAGCGATCATTGGTGACGGAAATCGTCTTTGATTGGTCTACTGTTTTCATCTTTAACATCCTCAATCGGCAGGAACAACTTTTACATATCCAAGCATAGTTTCTTTTATTAACACGCAATAGCGAAAGTGCACTTTATTACAATTTCGCGCTTTTCTCCAGGGTCATATGCCGAATCCGTGAGAAAAGCACCAAAAAGACTAAAGCATTGCGACGCAAAGCACGATTTTAGACCGTTTTCGTGCTTTTCGTCGCAGCTACATAGCAAATCCGCGAGAAACGTATCTCTTGTTTGAATACATGAAGGCCCGGCTCCTTGAACGAGAAGCCGGGCCTTCATACAACGGACGCGTTGCATCAGAGCGCACCTAGGTCAACATCACTCACCTGAAGTGGTCGGAGTATCAGTACCTTGTGCATCGGAACCAGAATCAGCTGATGAATCACTCGAAGTGCTGGACTGCGTATCCTTCGACGGAGCTGAAGCTGGTGCTGAGGACGGAGCAACTGAGGAATCACCCGGATCAGTGGATGCAGCGATAGCCGTATCAGCCGGCACACCGACCCCTACCAATTCAGGTTGCTTGCCTTCAGCATCGGTATCCGCTTGCTTGGCGTTTGGATCCTCGAAGGGCACACCCTTGAAAGTGAACTCGCCCAGGATGCCTTCGCCTTCGGCGTCAACTTCAACCTTTTCGCCATTCTTCAGGTCGCCCATCAGAATCTTCTCGGAAACGGCGTCCTCGATGTCGCGCGTGATGACGCGACGCAGCGGACGAGCACCGAGCAGCGGATCGAAGCCCTTCTGTGCAAGCAAATCCTTGGCCGCATCCGTCAACTCAATGGTCATGTGACGTTCGAAGAGACGGTCGTTCAGTTGGTTAAGATCAAGATCAACGATCTGACGCACCTGTGGCTCGGTCAGCTGACGGAAGACGATGATGTCGTCCAGACGGTTCAGGAACTCAGGACGGAATTGCTGCTTGAGCTCGCTGGTCACCTGGCTCTTCATACGCTCGTAGCTCGACTCCTGGTCGTTGCCAGAGCTGAAACCGGTGTTGGCTGCCTTGGCAATGTCCTTTGTGCCAAGGTTGGTCGTGAGGATGATGATGGTGTTTTTGAAGTCCACCTTGCGGCCCTGACCATCGGTCAGGTGACCGTCATCCAGCACCTGCAGCAGCGTGTTGAAGATGTCGGGGTGAGCCTTCTCAATCTCGTCGAAGAGCACCACAGAGAACGGCTTGCGACGCACCTTCTCGGTGAGCTCGCCGCCCTCTTCATATCCGACGTATCCTGGAGGTGCGCCGAAGAGTCGCGACGCGGCGTACTTCTCGGAGAATTCGGACATGTCGACGCGAATCAGGGCATCCTCGTCGTCGAAGAGGAACTGCGCCAACGCCTTGGCCAGCTCGGTCTTGCCGACGCCGGTGGGGCCGGCGAAGATAAACGAACCAGCAGGACGCTTCGGATCCTTCAAACCAACACGAGTACGGCGAATCGAACGGGCAAGCGCGGAAACTGCCTCGTCCTGGCCGATGATGCGCTTGTGCAGCTCGGACTCCATATTCAAGAGCTTCTTGGATTCGGCCTGCGTGAGCTTGAAAACAGGGATGCCAGTGGTCGAGGAAACGACTTCTGCAATCACTTCTTCGTCGACGACCATCTTGACATCGCTACCACCCTCGCGCCAGGTCTTTTCCTTCTCCTTGCGTTCGGTCTGCAGCTTGTCTTCCTTGTCGCGCAATTCCGCGGCCTTTTCGAAGTCCTGGCCCTTGATGGCCTTGTCCTTCTCGTCGGAGATCTTGGCGATCTTGCCATCGAGCTCCTTCAACTCCGGCGGCGCGGTGAGGCGCTTGATGCGCAGACGCGCACCCGCCTCGTCGATAAGGTCGATGGCCTTGTCAGGCAGGTTGCGATCCTGAATATAACGCGAGGAAAGCTCTGCCGCGGCCTGAAGCGCACCGTCGGTGATGGTCACCTTGTGGTGGTTCTCGTAGCGGCTGCGCAGCCCTTTAAGAATCTCGATAGTGTCCGCGATGGACGGCTCATCGACCTGAATGGGCTGGAAACGACGTTCGAGCGCCGCATCCTTCTCGATGTATTTGCGATACTCGTCGGTGGTGGTGGCGCCAATGGTCTGGAGCTCACCACGTGCGAGCATAGGCTTCAAAATATCGGAAGCGCCCAATGCACCATCAGCAGAACCTGCACCGACGATGGTATGAATCTCGTCGATGAAGAGCACGATGTCGCCACGGGTCTTGATTTCCTTCAGAACCTTCTTCA
The window above is part of the Bifidobacterium sp. ESL0732 genome. Proteins encoded here:
- a CDS encoding ATP-dependent Clp protease ATP-binding subunit, yielding MFERFTDRARRVIVLAQEEAKALQHNYIGTEHLLLGLIREGEGIAAKALAAKGVTLEDTRKQVEEMIGKGNAAPNGHIPFTPHAKQVLELSLREALQLGHSYIGTEHILLGLIREGEGVGTQVLIKMDVDLGELRSSTIDLIRGNSGGAEGEGKGDLANAGGVEDKGRKTGSAILDQFGRNLTAEAAEGKLDPVIGRAKEIERVMVVLSRRTKNNPVLIGEPGVGKTAVVEGLAQKIHAGDVPETLKGKQVYSLDLASMVAGSRYRGDFEERLKKVLKEIKTRGDIVLFIDEIHTIVGAGSADGALGASDILKPMLARGELQTIGATTTDEYRKYIEKDAALERRFQPIQVDEPSIADTIEILKGLRSRYENHHKVTITDGALQAAAELSSRYIQDRNLPDKAIDLIDEAGARLRIKRLTAPPELKELDGKIAKISDEKDKAIKGQDFEKAAELRDKEDKLQTERKEKEKTWREGGSDVKMVVDEEVIAEVVSSTTGIPVFKLTQAESKKLLNMESELHKRIIGQDEAVSALARSIRRTRVGLKDPKRPAGSFIFAGPTGVGKTELAKALAQFLFDDEDALIRVDMSEFSEKYAASRLFGAPPGYVGYEEGGELTEKVRRKPFSVVLFDEIEKAHPDIFNTLLQVLDDGHLTDGQGRKVDFKNTIIILTTNLGTKDIAKAANTGFSSGNDQESSYERMKSQVTSELKQQFRPEFLNRLDDIIVFRQLTEPQVRQIVDLDLNQLNDRLFERHMTIELTDAAKDLLAQKGFDPLLGARPLRRVITRDIEDAVSEKILMGDLKNGEKVEVDAEGEGILGEFTFKGVPFEDPNAKQADTDAEGKQPELVGVGVPADTAIAASTDPGDSSVAPSSAPASAPSKDTQSSTSSDSSADSGSDAQGTDTPTTSGE